The Salmo salar chromosome ssa02, Ssal_v3.1, whole genome shotgun sequence genome segment tatccctgtccccttccccctatacatatctacctccatcactccagtatccctgtctccttccccctatacatatctacctccatcactccagtatccctgtccccttccccctatacatatctacctccatcactccagtaaccctgtccccttccccctatacatatctacctccatcactccagtatccctgtccccttccccctatacatatctacctccatcactccagtatccctgtccccttccccctatacatatctacctccatcactccagtatccctgtcccctatacatatctacctccatcactccagtaaccctgtccccttccccctatacatatctacctccatcactccagtatccctgtctccttccccctatacatatctacctccatcactccagtatccctgtccccttccccctatacatatctacctccatcactccagtatccctgtctccttccccctatacatatctacctccatcactccagtatccctgtctccttccccctatacatatctacctccatcactccagtatccctgtccccttccccctatacatatctacctccatcactccagtatccctgtctccttccccctatacatatctacctccatcactccagtatccctgtctccttccccctatacatatctacctccatcactccaatatccctgtccccttcccccctatacatatctacctccatcactccagtatccctgtctccttccccctatacatatctacctccatcactccagtatccctgtctccttccccctatacatatctacctccatcactccaatatccctgtccccttccccctatacatatctacctccatcactccagtatccctgtctccttccccctatacatatctacctccatcactcccgtatccctgtctccttccccctatacatatctacctccatcactccagtatccctgtccccttcccctatacatatctacctccatcactccagtatccctgcctccttccccctatacatatctacctccatcactccagtatccctgtcccctatacatatctacctccatcactccagtaaccctgtccccttccccctatacatatctacctccatcactccagtatccctgtctccttccccctatacatatctacctccatcactccagtatccctgtcccctatacatatctacctccatcactccagtatccctgtccccttccccctatacatatctacctccatcactccagtatccctgtcccctatacatatctacctccatcactccagtaaccctgtccccttccccctatacatatctacctccatcactccagtatccctgtctccttccccctatacatatctacctccatcactccagtatccctgtccccttccccctatacatatctacctccatcactccagtatccctgtctccttccccctatacatatctacctccatcactcccgtatccctgtctccttccccctatacatatctacctccatcactccagtatccctgtctccttccccctatacatatctacctccatcactccagtatccctggctccttcccccctatacatatctacctccatcactccagtatccctgtctccttcccctatacatatctacctccatcactccagtatccctgtccccttccccctatacatatctacctccatcactccagtatccctgcctccttccccctatacatatctacctccatcactccagtatccctgtctccttccccctatacatatctacctccatcactccagtatccctgtccccttccccatatacatatctacctccatcactccagtatccctgtcccctatacatatctacctccatcactccagtatccctgtcccctatacatatctacctccatcactccagtatccctgtctccttccccctatacatatctacctccatcactccagtatccctgtacccttccccctatacatatctacctccatcactccagtatccctgtctccttccccctatacatatctacctccatcactccagtatccctgtccccttccccctatacatatctacctccatcactccagtatccctgtctccttccccctatacatatctccatcactccagtatccctgtccccttccccctatacatatctactgaCCTAATGTGTTCTTCTTATATCTGTctggtttttgttctaccttgttattttctAGTattttattgattattgcattgttattgattattacattgttgattattgcattgttattgattattgcattgttgttgattattgcattgttattGATTTATTGCATTGTTATTGATTTAttgcattgttattgattattgcattgttattgattattgcattgttattGATATTGCATTAttgcattgttattgattattgcattgttgctgattattacattgttattgattattaatgaacatccacaggtgcatgttcattaatcgtttatggttcattgaacaagcatgggaaacagtgtttaaaccctttacactgAAGATCTTTGAAGttttttggatttttacgaattatctttgaaagacagggtcctgaaaaagggacgtttctttttttttttgctgagtttactatcaaatcaaagtttatttgtcacgtgcgccgaatacaacagctgtagaccttacagtgaaatgctttactacatccgtaactagcggtttcctcattagcaaggaggagtttctacaactgAATTGCGGGCACATTGCTTTCGTGCAGctattttagcaaacacagaccttaagtcgtctggcacactgcttaggatttcaacaactttaataacttatttcttgCCTACAATTTCTAGTTACCACTAACTACAATCATCAACTTTACCACTAAGTGGAATTGTTTTTAAGCAAAATATAGCTATTATTGCTCACTCGACTGTCATATTAAGACAATTGTGAAATAAGTTTGTAAAAGCATTTTAAACATTAATTTCAGATGTTAATTGATGTACAACTTCCTGCTCTGGGCATCaacttttacctcaaataaacagtggatttctgctgttgtgggactttaaccatctgtctgactttgttgttcacacaggagagagacatgactatcgtggatcctctggagagcctcaacaacaacatgatgctgacgaggcagagaagagtctctccagagcAGAAAACCTCAAGAAAccccagcagagacccacagggaagagaactcactgctgctctgactgtggaaagagttacTCAAGATCAGATTCACTAAAAGTACACCTGAGAATTCACTCGGGAGAGAAACCTTaccactgctctgactgtgggaagagatttaccTCTTCGGCAGATCTTAAAAGACATGAGAGAATCCATacaggagaaaaaccttatagctgtaatcaatgtgggaagagtttcacaacatctagccagctgactatacaccagagaacacacacaggagagaaaccttaccacTGCTCTGACTGCGGAAAGAGTTTTCTTAAGTCAGGACATTTAAAatcacaccaaagaacacacacagtagagaaaccttacagctgtaaTCAATGTTTGAAGAGTTTTACTCACTCAAGCTGTCTgatagtgcaccagagaacacacacaggagagaaaccttatagctgtgatcaatgtgggaagagttttgttactTCTAGCCGTCTGACTATACaccggagaacacacacaggagagaaaccttatagctgtgctcaatgtgggaagagttttgttacatcAAGCAGTCTGATTATACACCAgcggacacacaggagagaaatcaatGTGGCAAGAGATACTCTggtaaaagatctctgattaaacaaTCAGAAAATACGGCCtcgcgagtggcgcagtggtctaaggcactgcatcgtagtcctagctgtgccactagagatctcgGTTCGAGGCTTTGGACTGGTGGAATAGATTCCCAGTGTGGAATGAGGTTCAGTCAGTTAGGGAACCTAATTGTGGAAAGACATTTTCTAGGACACAGGGCTTAAAATAAGACAATATAAATGCTGTTTTCTGACACGTTTTTTGACTGAGAATGTTGCCTGAAAACACCTGAGAGGGgagcacacaggagaaaagcctttcctaTGTTCCACTATGAGAATGTTGTTGATGCCATGTGAAATCATGTTTGTATAAAAATATTACtaaaataaaataggcctacttTAGTTGTTTTCCTCTCAAGAAATGATCCATGTCTAAAATCAGatttatcattttaaaatatgtatttttattttcattatgGATTTGGATTTGATTGAATACAAGTATGACCCCCCCCCTCAGATGTTaatgatatgatttggaaagttgTAGattttattaacctctatgggctaggtgcatcccacctactcaacagccagttgaatcctgtggcgcgttattcaaatccttagat includes the following:
- the LOC123738909 gene encoding gastrula zinc finger protein XlCGF17.1-like, with product MLYNVGHDYRGSSGEPQQQHDADEAEKSLSRAENLKKPQQRPTGKRTHCCSDCGKSYSRSDSLKVHLRIHSGEKPYHCSDCGKRFTSSADLKRHERIHTGEKPYSCNQCGKSFTTSSQLTIHQRTHTGEKPYHCSDCGKSFLKSGHLKSHQRTHTVEKPYSCNQCLKSFTHSSCLIVHQRTHTGEKPYSCDQCGKSFVTSSRLTIHRRTHTGEKPYSCAQCGKSFVTSSSLIIHQRTHRREINVARDTLVKDL